The window TACACGAAGTAGAAAAAAATCCTGATATTGCGATGCAATTACATCACGATTGAGACAACGCGTTTGGTAGAAATACCAAATGCGTTTTTAGTATTTTCCATTTTCTAAAACGAACTATTTACAATTTCCGACAGATTCGATAAGATGTCCACATTACATTATGATCATAGGGGTCTTGCAAATGGAAATAGATTTAATGAAAGCAATAATCGTTATCTTTTTTGGCTTTGTGGGGGCTTTTATAAATGCTACAGTAGGTGGAGGGGGTTTGATCACTCTTCCCGCCCTATTATCTGTAGGCCTCCCTCCTTCAGCTGCCATTGCAACTAATAAACTAGCAGCTTCCATGGGAAACTTAACAAGCTCTTTAACGTTTTTTAAAGCTGGTAAGGTAGATATCAAACTACTAGGTCCTATTCTCCCTTTTGTCTTTATTTTCTCCATGCTAGGTGCTTGGACAGTGCATTTAATAGATTCAGAGCTTTTAAGACCATTAATTATCATTATGTTGATCGTCGTATTAATTTATACACTCTTAAAGAAAAATTGGGGGCAGTTAGAGGAGAGAAAACCATTAAATTGGAAGCGAGGCACACTCTTTGTTGCTGGTATTCTATTATTAGGATTCTATGATGGTTTTTTTGGACCAGGTACAGGTTCCTTTATCATGTTCATCTTTTTAATTGCAGGATTTGATTTTTTACAAGCTGCAGGTAATGCGAAACTGTTAAACTTTATAAGTAATATTGCAGCCCTCATTATGTTTTTAATTTTAGGGGAAGTAGTTTTCACTTATGGATTCATAATGGGGATTTCAATGATTGCTGGTGCTTTCTTTGGTACGAAATTTGCCCTTAGTAAAGGGACCAGCTTTGTGAGAATGTTATTTATCATCATGACGGTCGTTTTAATTATTAAAAATAGTTATGATTCTATTTTTGCATAAGGAAAAAGGCAATCTCCACCCTTGGAAATTGCCTTTTTAAGTATCTACTTATAGACCGCATTTTAGTTGGGCACCGCAGCCAGTACATGTGTTACAGCCGCCCAGCTCTTCCACTGTCCCTTGACGACAAACCGGACATGTATTTCCAACTTCTGATCCGATTGTTACGTTTGTCGTTGAAAGTGGTGCAATTGTATCAACTAAAACCACTGTTTGCTTGTCTTTTATTTCCTCTTCAAGCACTTCGTCAAAGGCTAATTGCTCATCATGCGAGGATTCAGCTTTTAATGTAAGTACTTGTGAGTCACGACTTCCATCTACGTAAACAGTACCACCTTTTGCGCCACCTTTATATAGGCGTTCATACACTTTTTGAACTTGTTCCACAGTGTAACCTTTTGGTGCATTCACTGTTTTTGAAATCGATGAATCTACCCAACGTTGGATAACACATTGTACATCTGCATGTGCTTCCGGTGAAAGTTCCATAGAAGAAACAAACCAATCTGGCAAATTATTTTCATCAGCATCTGGATGTGCTTCTAAATACTCTTGAACTATCTCTGCTTTCACTTCGATAAATTTACCAAGTCGCCCTGAACGGTAATAAACGAATGAGAAATATGGTTCAAGGCCTGTCGCAACCCCTACCATGGTACCAGTAGATCCTGTCGGAGCAACTGTCAGTAGATGCGAATTACGAATACCGTTTTCAAGAACACCATCGCGCACATGCTCTGGCATTTTTTGCATATAGCCTGTATTGATGAACGCTTGTCTTAAACGATTCGTTTCTTCTTCTGTTTCGCCTTCTAGGAACGGGAAACTGCCTCGTTCTTTTCCAAGTTCAATCGATGTCTCATATGCTGCTACAGCAATTGTTTCAAAGATATTGTCTACAAGCTGGTTACCTTCCTGAGAACCATATTCTTTTTCACAGTAAATCAGTAGATCAGCAAGTCCCATAACGCCAAGGCCAACTCGACGCTCACCTAAAGCTTGTTTACGATTTTCCTCCAGGAAATATGGTGTAGCATTAATAACATTATCTTGCATACGTACTCCGATACGAACTGTCTCGCGTAGTGCATCGAAATCGACTGTTTTTGTGTCCTTTTCAGCAAACTGCGCCAAGTTCACAGCAGCTAAATTGCAGACTGAAAATGGTGCCAGTGGTTGTTCTCCACACGGATTTGTGGCAACAACTTTTTGACCATAGCTTCGTGCATTAGTCATGTCGTTTGCATTATCGATAAAGAAAATTCCTGGCTCTGCAGCATAAGTTGCACAGATATTAATAAGGTTCCATAACTCTCTTGCTTTAATTTTTCTATATGTGCGAACTCCATAACCAAGAGCCTCCCATTCACGTACATCCCCTACTTCATGCCATTTTTCATTGTAAATAGTCATTTCTTCAGGAGTATAGTTTGCAACATCTGGGAAACGCAATTCATAATCACCGTCATTCTCAACAGCTTCCATAAAGTCTTTTGTCAACGTTACTGAAATATTAGCACCAGTTAAGAATTCCGGGTTGTGGACACTATAAGTTCCACCATCTCGCAATTTAGTTTCAGCTTCCTTGATGATAGATTCGTTGAACCCACCTAAACCAGGGATCGCTTTATAATTAACAATGCCTTGATACATTGCTTCTTCTTGCTGAGTTAAAGGCTTGAATTTCAATTTTTCGTTAGCTAAGCGTGAGATTAGTTCATCATTCGTATTTTCAATTAGGAAACGAAGAATACGTGGATTTTGCATTTTTGAAATAATGAATTCTATAATGTCCGGATGCCAATCTGCTAACATAATCATTTGAGCACCGCGACGGCTGCCCCCTGTTCAACAAGATGTGTCAGCTTTGCAATGTCATCTAGCCATGATACGGAACCACTCGACTTTCCGTTTACCCCGCGAGCTAAAGTGTTACGTGGACGAAGAGTTGAACCATTTGTTCCTACTCCACCACCACGACTCATAATTTCCATTACTTGCTTACGGTGATCACTGATACCTTCACGACTATCTGCAACAAATGGCATGACATAACAGTTAAAGAACGTCACATCTGTCTGAGAACCCGCTCCATACAGTACTCGTCCAGCTGGAATGAATTTTAATGATACGAGTTGTTCGTAAAACTTCATGAACCATTTTTGTCTATTCTCTTCTGTATCTTCAACAGAAGCTAATCCAAATGCATTACGTTTTGCAATTTGTTCATAGAAAACTTCTAGAGGCTTTTCGATTACGTCTAATGAGCGAACGATAATACCAGTTTGCTGTTCTGTTGCATTATCTAATACATGGCGGTATTCTTCTTCAATTAGAATCTCAGCTTTCTTCGCTTCAGCATCAATTGACTGAATAAAACCTAAACCACGTGCAGGAAATTTTGGATCTTCTTTAATCGTTAATACGACAAAATCTCCAGCCTTAAGAGTTTTCTTTTCGGTGTCCTTAAATGAATAACGGTCAATCATTACCAATCTTGAAACACCTTTATGTGTAATATGCATGTCCGGTGTAATTGGATGTACTTGAGGAAATTTCTCGATGTCTTTATTGAGTTGTTGTACGAGGATGGTTGTTTTCGTTTCTTTAGCCAATACCATCTGCCAGCCTCCCTTAATAGATAATACATCTAGTATAATCTATCTCCTCATTCACCACAATATATAGTGTTTAGGAAATAAAATTAACACTAGATGTAGATAATTTATTTACTAGAAAAGATTACCTTATAAAAAATATCATTTCAAGGGGTTGATTTTTTTAAAAGTAGTTAAACTCCTTTAGATTAAAGAGTTTCACCTTTATAAAAAAATTTCTGGCATGCAAGAAACGTACGTTCTTATTTTCTAAAGTTCCATTCATCATTTAAATATTTTGTTTTTTCTAGGTTTTTTACATATTGCAATTGTTCATCAGTTAATTGATAAGGTACTAACTCAATCTCTAACGCTTTCTCAAATCCTTCTTTAAACGCCTTGATACATTGTGAAATGGTAATATCCTTATCAGTTAATCTATTAATCGCAACTGCCTTTTCCGGGAGCTTTTTGCGCATTTTATCTTTTGCCTCAGGTGAAGGAAATTTAAATACAGATAATAGTTTCTCTTCATCTAGATCAAGTAAAATAGCTCCATGCTGTAAAATAACACCTTTTTGACGAGTTTGAGCACTTCCCGCTACTTTTTTTCCTTCAACAACCAATTCGTACCAGCTTGGGGCATCAAAACATACAGCACTTTTAGGTTGCTTTAAATCTTGTTGCTTTTCTTCCGTATCAGGGATACTAAAATAAGCATCCAACCCTAAATTTTGAAAACCTAGTAGTAATCCTTCACTCAGCACCCGATAAGCCTCTGTCACACTAACAGGCATGTTGGGGTATTGTTCGGTTACGATAATGCTATAAGTTAACTCGCTCTCATGGAGAACAGCTCGTCCACCAGTTGGGCGTCGAACAAATCCTAAGTTGTTTGTTCGTAAAACTTCTAAATCAATATCTTTTTCTGCACGTTGAAAATAACCAATTGATAGTGTAGCTGGATTCCACTCGTAAAATCTTATTACTGGAGGAATTTCACCTTGGCTATGGAAGTCTAGTAATGCTTCATCTAAAGCCATATTATACGATGGACTACATGGTCCTGAATTAATAAAATACCATTTTGATTTCATTTCATCATCTCCTCAAGTCTAAATATCATTTTATCAAACTGATTGGACTAACGCCACTTTCTCTTTTATAATGGAATATGAAGAAAGAAAGGAGAAATATTGCAGTGGCTGTACTTTATACAATTGCTATCATACTAGGTGTTATCGTCGTATACGTTCTAGTAAATACACTGCGTCTTAAAAAGGCAGTGACAAACTTAACTCAAGAACAATTTATCCAAGGCTATCGAAAAGCACAACTTATTGATGTGCGTGAAGTTAAGGAATTTGAAGCGGGTCATATTTTAGGTGCACGTAATATCCCCTCAACCCAACTTCGCCAGCGCTATAAAGAAGTTCGTTCTGATTTACCGGTTTACCTTTATTGCCAAAATTCTGGCCGTAGTGCACGTACTGCCCTTTTCTTAAAGAAAAAAGGCTATAATCAGGTCTACCAATTACAAGGCGGCTTCAAAACTTGGACAGGTAAAGTGAAAACAAAAGCATAAGCACTTTAGAAAAACACGGCTTGGGCAATAATTGGTCAGGTTATGTTTTTTCTTTTGCGGGTAATCCTCGAAATCTTAAAATTTTCTATCCGCTAAAAAAGGGACGTCTCGCAAAATATGAGATGTCCCTTTAAAAATGATTCGATATATTTATTTTCATCTTCACATT is drawn from Lysinibacillus sp. SGAir0095 and contains these coding sequences:
- a CDS encoding biotin/lipoate A/B protein ligase family protein — protein: MKSKWYFINSGPCSPSYNMALDEALLDFHSQGEIPPVIRFYEWNPATLSIGYFQRAEKDIDLEVLRTNNLGFVRRPTGGRAVLHESELTYSIIVTEQYPNMPVSVTEAYRVLSEGLLLGFQNLGLDAYFSIPDTEEKQQDLKQPKSAVCFDAPSWYELVVEGKKVAGSAQTRQKGVILQHGAILLDLDEEKLLSVFKFPSPEAKDKMRKKLPEKAVAINRLTDKDITISQCIKAFKEGFEKALEIELVPYQLTDEQLQYVKNLEKTKYLNDEWNFRK
- a CDS encoding TSUP family transporter, giving the protein MEIDLMKAIIVIFFGFVGAFINATVGGGGLITLPALLSVGLPPSAAIATNKLAASMGNLTSSLTFFKAGKVDIKLLGPILPFVFIFSMLGAWTVHLIDSELLRPLIIIMLIVVLIYTLLKKNWGQLEERKPLNWKRGTLFVAGILLLGFYDGFFGPGTGSFIMFIFLIAGFDFLQAAGNAKLLNFISNIAALIMFLILGEVVFTYGFIMGISMIAGAFFGTKFALSKGTSFVRMLFIIMTVVLIIKNSYDSIFA
- a CDS encoding rhodanese-like domain-containing protein, which encodes MAVLYTIAIILGVIVVYVLVNTLRLKKAVTNLTQEQFIQGYRKAQLIDVREVKEFEAGHILGARNIPSTQLRQRYKEVRSDLPVYLYCQNSGRSARTALFLKKKGYNQVYQLQGGFKTWTGKVKTKA